The Saccharothrix variisporea genome has a segment encoding these proteins:
- a CDS encoding DUF6480 family protein: protein MTATPPDPDPARTPGLEPGGGVAPGDTPPESGQTSGVSHHEPQPSRGRNIAALVVVLLLTALALGFVVAQVMGWSNLF, encoded by the coding sequence ATGACAGCAACCCCTCCCGACCCGGACCCGGCCCGCACCCCCGGCCTGGAACCCGGTGGCGGCGTCGCACCCGGCGACACCCCTCCGGAATCGGGTCAGACGTCAGGCGTGTCCCACCACGAGCCGCAGCCCTCGCGGGGCCGCAACATCGCCGCGCTGGTCGTGGTCCTGCTGCTGACCGCGCTGGCGCTCGGCTTCGTGGTTGCCCAGGTGATGGGCTGGTCGAACCTGTTCTAG
- a CDS encoding nucleotidyltransferase family protein — MSGVQDQLLRTLTKVAKVLREQQIPFALSGGCAVYARGGPATEHDVDILVREEDAKPAVSALVAAGMRAADAPEDWLLKVYDGDSLVDLLFRPNEWPVTDETLSRAEELAVGSVTLPVMPATEVMISKLLVLDGHRCDFSELLPFARALREQIDWRRVREATAHSPYAEAFLVLIERLGITGAPDDR, encoded by the coding sequence ATGAGCGGCGTTCAAGACCAGTTGTTGCGCACCTTGACCAAGGTCGCGAAGGTGTTGCGCGAGCAGCAGATCCCGTTCGCGTTGTCCGGCGGTTGCGCCGTCTACGCGCGGGGTGGTCCGGCGACCGAGCACGACGTGGACATCCTGGTCCGCGAGGAGGACGCCAAGCCGGCGGTGAGCGCGTTGGTCGCGGCGGGCATGAGAGCCGCCGACGCGCCCGAGGACTGGCTGCTGAAGGTCTACGACGGCGACTCGCTGGTGGACCTGCTGTTCCGCCCGAACGAGTGGCCGGTGACCGACGAGACGCTGTCCCGGGCCGAGGAGCTGGCCGTCGGGTCGGTGACGTTGCCGGTGATGCCCGCGACCGAGGTGATGATCAGCAAGCTGCTCGTGCTGGACGGCCACCGCTGCGACTTCAGCGAGCTGCTGCCGTTCGCGCGGGCGTTGCGCGAGCAGATCGACTGGCGGCGCGTGCGCGAGGCGACCGCCCATTCCCCGTACGCGGAGGCGTTCCTCGTGCTC
- a CDS encoding NAD-dependent epimerase/dehydratase family protein yields the protein MRIVVTGATGNVGTALLRRLAEEPDTTVHGVSRRPPEPEPPYDIAWTPVDIAKPGAEEPLADVMRGADAVVHLAWLIQPSHDEPMMYRTNVAGSDSVFRAALKAGVPHLVHMSSVGAYSPAAKNGLKDESWPTDGVSTSYYSRHKSAVEHQLDRIEREHPTMTVTRVRPSLILQPDAAAEVKRYFLGPLVPHLLFKLNVPILPLPKSMVLQFVHSDDVAEALVLVLRKKLGGAVNLASDPVITPQVLAEVMRSRHVPIPPLALRTAARLTWLAHLQPTSHGWVDLALTSPLLDTTRARDELGWTPRHNARDVLNELLDGLGRKEGVSASPPLKP from the coding sequence ATGAGGATCGTCGTCACGGGCGCCACCGGCAACGTGGGTACCGCCCTGTTGCGCAGGCTGGCCGAGGAACCGGACACCACCGTGCACGGCGTCTCCCGCCGTCCACCCGAGCCCGAACCGCCCTACGACATCGCCTGGACACCGGTGGACATCGCCAAGCCCGGCGCGGAGGAGCCGTTGGCCGACGTCATGCGCGGGGCCGACGCCGTCGTGCACCTGGCGTGGCTGATCCAGCCGAGCCACGACGAGCCGATGATGTACCGGACCAACGTGGCCGGCAGCGACAGCGTCTTCCGGGCCGCGCTGAAGGCGGGCGTGCCGCACCTGGTGCACATGTCGTCGGTGGGCGCGTACTCGCCGGCTGCCAAGAACGGGCTCAAGGACGAGAGCTGGCCGACGGACGGGGTGTCGACGTCCTACTACAGCCGCCACAAGTCGGCCGTGGAGCACCAGTTGGACCGGATCGAGCGCGAGCACCCGACCATGACGGTGACGCGCGTGCGCCCGTCCCTGATCCTCCAGCCGGACGCGGCGGCGGAGGTCAAGCGGTACTTCCTGGGGCCGTTGGTGCCGCACCTGCTGTTCAAGCTGAACGTGCCGATCCTGCCGTTGCCGAAGAGCATGGTGCTGCAGTTCGTGCACAGCGACGACGTGGCCGAAGCCTTGGTGCTGGTGTTGCGGAAGAAGCTCGGGGGAGCGGTGAACCTCGCCTCCGACCCGGTGATCACGCCCCAGGTGCTGGCCGAGGTCATGCGGTCGCGGCACGTGCCCATCCCGCCGCTCGCCCTGCGCACGGCGGCCCGGTTGACGTGGTTGGCCCACCTCCAACCGACCTCGCACGGTTGGGTGGACCTCGCCCTGACCTCGCCCCTGCTGGACACGACCCGGGCGCGCGACGAGCTGGGCTGGACGCCCCGCCACAACGCGCGGGACGTCCTGAACGAACTGCTCGACGGCCTCGGGCGCAAGGAGGGCGTGTCCGCCAGCCCGCCGCTCAAGCCCTAG
- a CDS encoding ZIP family metal transporter, whose translation MFAAAGWGLLAGSALLVGALLGYLVRVPAGVIAAVMGFGSGVLMSAVAFDLIDEAHDLGGLVPTAGGAATGAVVYTAANVYLASRGARHRKRSGGQQPSESEQAGSGTAIAIGALLDGIPESVVIGASLIGGGGVSAVTVAAVFISNVPEGLSSAAGMRQAGRSRVYVFGLWTAIALVSGLAAMLGNVALAGADPAWLAGITAFAGGAILAMIADTMIPEAFEDAHLLVGLVTVAGFLTAFALSHT comes from the coding sequence GTGTTCGCAGCGGCGGGATGGGGACTGCTGGCCGGGTCGGCGCTGCTGGTGGGGGCGCTGCTGGGCTACCTGGTGCGGGTGCCGGCCGGGGTGATCGCCGCCGTGATGGGGTTCGGCAGCGGCGTGCTGATGTCGGCGGTGGCGTTCGACCTGATCGACGAGGCCCACGACCTGGGCGGCCTGGTGCCCACGGCGGGCGGCGCGGCCACCGGCGCGGTCGTCTACACGGCGGCGAACGTCTACCTGGCCTCACGCGGTGCCCGCCACCGCAAGCGTTCCGGCGGTCAGCAGCCCAGCGAGTCGGAACAGGCCGGGTCGGGCACGGCCATCGCCATCGGGGCTCTGCTGGACGGCATCCCCGAGTCGGTCGTCATCGGCGCGAGCCTGATCGGCGGTGGCGGCGTGAGCGCGGTGACGGTCGCGGCGGTGTTCATCAGCAACGTGCCCGAGGGCTTGTCCAGCGCCGCCGGTATGCGCCAAGCCGGCCGCAGCCGGGTGTACGTGTTCGGGCTGTGGACGGCGATCGCGCTGGTCAGCGGCTTGGCGGCGATGCTGGGCAACGTGGCCCTGGCGGGCGCGGACCCGGCGTGGCTGGCCGGGATCACGGCGTTCGCGGGTGGGGCGATCCTGGCGATGATCGCGGACACCATGATCCCGGAGGCCTTCGAGGACGCCCACCTGCTGGTCGGACTGGTGACGGTCGCGGGCTTCCTGACCGCCTTCGCCCTCTCCCACACCTGA